The sequence TATTGTAATAGTATTCCGGATTTTCGTTCCGATTGACCAGGGTTTGAAATAAGCCCAGCGCCTTTTTGTATTCTTTTTTTTCAATGAGTTCGAGGCCTTTTTTTACATTTAACTCGACCTGGTGGATGACAGGATCTTTTAACTTTCCTAAGGCCGCAGCCAACCTCATTTTCAAGGCCTTGGGATTATAGGGAATGACAAAAAGCCCGCTCACACCTGCCTGGCCTGCCTTGATGACCTTTATTTTGGTAAATGCGCTGTCTGCTAAAAAAAAAGGCAGATCTCCCAGGCGTTCTTCTTTTCTTAAAATTTTCAATAGCGCAAGTCCCGATATATCGCTCATATCATAGGCGGCAATAACACATCCGACATCAGAGGTTTTTAATACTGCCCATCCGGTGTTTGCACTGTCGGCCGTTATGATATGGGTGTAACCGATCTTTTTCAGGGCTGTTAAAAGTTTTTCTTGCTCCAAAGTCTCTTCGGTGATGGTGAGAATTGACGGGTGGGGCATATGCAATCCTATAATTTATCCAGCATTGGACGGTTTTTTTTAGGTGTTCCCGGTCGGTGCATCAGAAAACGGTCCGCCAGAAACTGCTTTATTTGGTATACGGCATTTGCATCCCGGGTATCTGCCATCTGAAAAAAAAACAGGCGGATCTCTTCCCCGGTATACTGGTTAATTTTATCGGCTATTTTTCTATACCTATCATTCAGGGGCCGGTCGGTGTCAAGCTTCAATTGATCCAGAAACAATTCCCCCCAGGAATTGAGGGCCAACAGTTCAACTTGCGCTACGCCGCAAGATGGATCGGGACAAACCAGCAGAATCAGTATTTTGGTCCACCGGGCATTGTCTTCAAAACAGCCGTCAAAAAGAGGTTTGACCGGCTGCATGACCAGGTAGAGGGCATCAGTGGATACTGCTTGATCCCTGCTTTCATAAAGTTTAAGCTCGGTTTCCAGTCTGATATGGGTTTTATTCCTTCGATAAAGCCGGTTTTCCATGATCCATCCCATCAGGCCCAGGAACGCCGTGGATTTGTGAACAACGCTTTCATGGACTGTGTTTGAAAGCGCGGCGCTTAATATCCATTTTCCCATTGAATTTTTTGTTATTAAAAGAAATGGAAGCGCATGTCGTGTCAAAAAATTTGAACTTGCCGGAATTTTGCCGGATTCCGTGTTCAGGCACGATTTGACTTTGTTGTTGAGAATTTTCATGTTTCTTTGTTCCGCCGGGGGCAGGTCTTTTTCAATGGCCTTTCCTTTGGCGTTGATCTGTTCGTACATCCCGGCCAAGCGTTGGATTAAGGTTGTGTCAAGGAGCTGTTTTCCCTCTTCCGGCCAGTTTTGATACGACATCAGTTTTTTGATATGGGACGGAAGAATGTTCCAGGTTCGGATATATTTGTCTATTAATTGTTTTTTAGGTGATCCCGGTTCCGGCAGCTTGACTTCAGGGTAACTGCAGAGCCTTAAAAATATGGCGGTTTTTATAAGTTTGAGCCCATCGTGGGCATGGACCTCGTGGTAGTTCAGCACCCTGTCAAACATAATTTTATAAGGATCACTTTCACAGTCATCAATGCCTGCTTTTGCAAATTTTTGCTTGAGTTCGTCACACAGAAGCATGCCGCTATTTTTCTCGTTTGTTGTGTGGGAAAGGATCATCGTGGCCTTAAGCAGGGCCTTGACGGGATCTTCTTTTGATTTACAGATATGCCAGCGGATGCCCTGGTAAATGTCCTTGCCCGACGGCATTTCCACCTTTCCAAGATCAATAAAATCTTTTAATAAAAACGCCAGTTCAGTCTGCCGGAACAGGTGTTCAACCAGGCGGTCGTATGTACCTTGCCGCATATTTGCCGGCAAAATGGTCCAGATCGGGATCTTGCCGGCAATCATTAAAAACGTCCGGTAAAATTCTTCTTTAAGGAACAACTTGGGGGCAATCATTGTTTCAGGTGCATCAAACCCGGCATAACAGTCTTTGCGGATATCGGCCTGATCCATAATGAAAAACGTTACTTCCTGATCAAAGTTTTCCCTGGAAAATTTAACAATATGGTTCAGTTTTTTTTCAAGGTTGTAATACCGTTGTTCCGTAAAACATGTTCTGTCAATGATGATCCAGTAATCAAAATCCGACTGGGCCGATTGGGTAAAGGTCCCTAAGGAACCGATGTGGTAAAAACCAAGGATGCAGGGATCTTTGATGTCCGTTTCAGTTTCGAGAATATCCCGGGGTATCTCTTCTAAGTCCAGCACCGCTTTGTAAAATCCCGAATTTTTAAAATTATAAATGCCGCAGGCCACAGGCGATTCAGGCACATACCCCGGAAATTGCGGATGGTTAATGTGGATGAGAAAAGGAATTTTGATAAAAAGGTCAAATTTCGGGCCTGAAAGGTAACGCAGCGCCTCCCGCATTCTCACCACGTTGTAGTTGGAAAAGGCTGTTTTCATCCTAATCAGTTTGGCAGCCAGGGTGTTTTCTGTGGGTAGTGACGAGTTGTGCATGGCCTGTCCCGGTTTTATGGGTGGGTAAATTATTTGAAAAGATGACACAAAATGTCTTATACTAATAAATTATTATAGTAACGATTTTTTATTATTTTCAAGTCAGGTTTTAAAAACATGGAGCATGAATGGGCGACAGGGATTCCTCCCATACCGGTATTGATCTGGACGTTATCTGCATTGAGGAGCTGCTCGACAGGGATGACGGTGCTCCGGAAAAATTTCAGGGAAGCATACGTTCAGACCCAAAGGATTATCGGGTCTACTTAAATGGTATTATAAAAAGAATGCAGGGCAGGGAGGCCTTTTTAACCTTTTCCCAACAGATCAACAACGTTAATCAAATACTGAATATGAATTATTCCTCTGCAGGGGATATTGCCCGGGTGATTCTTAATGACCTGAGTTTGACTGCACAGGTGCTTAAACTTGTGAATTCCTCATTTTACCGGCATTTTTCAAACAAAGGTATTTCAACCATTTCCGAAGCCATGATCATATTGGGTACTGATGAAATCCGGGAACTGGCCGCCGGACTTAAAGTTTTTGAAATGATGAAGTCAAGGGCCGGTTCCCGGCTTTTGAAGGATAAAATGCTCAGAAGCCTTCATCGGAGTGGTGTTGCCAGGGAGATTGAAAGAGAAACGGGCGTTAGATCTTCGGATGCCTTCCCCATTTCAGCTATGTTGTATGAGCTGGGAGAATACATGGTGGCCCTTCTGGACCCGGATACTTACATCAAGGTGGAGGTCGCCTTGGAAGAAGGCAGACTATCAAAGGAAACTGCGGCTAAAATGGTTTTAGGCTTAAGCTATTTTGAACTCGGCCAGATGATTGCTTTGAAGTTTAATTTTCCCCGAAAAATTGTCCAGGCCATGCAGCCGGTTACTTTGACTGCCGGCCAGACGCTGAAGATTGCCCCAAAAGAAGAGGTCAGGTATCTGT comes from uncultured Desulfobacter sp. and encodes:
- a CDS encoding tetratricopeptide repeat protein, producing the protein MPHPSILTITEETLEQEKLLTALKKIGYTHIITADSANTGWAVLKTSDVGCVIAAYDMSDISGLALLKILRKEERLGDLPFFLADSAFTKIKVIKAGQAGVSGLFVIPYNPKALKMRLAAALGKLKDPVIHQVELNVKKGLELIEKKEYKKALGLFQTLVNRNENPEYYYNIGYIKTAQNKYYEAIEAFSKATRLDRLFVKAYKAMAMVYKAVGAVEKVEEYTQIAAEIYMDTDKLGKAEDMLNELLASGTNSLNVFNTLGVLYRKKGDIKEAMKQYKKALKVHPDEPYIYYNIGRLYLDAKNTSKAKSYFQLALDKDHGFNEAKQVIKAIDLGMI
- a CDS encoding class I adenylate cyclase translates to MHNSSLPTENTLAAKLIRMKTAFSNYNVVRMREALRYLSGPKFDLFIKIPFLIHINHPQFPGYVPESPVACGIYNFKNSGFYKAVLDLEEIPRDILETETDIKDPCILGFYHIGSLGTFTQSAQSDFDYWIIIDRTCFTEQRYYNLEKKLNHIVKFSRENFDQEVTFFIMDQADIRKDCYAGFDAPETMIAPKLFLKEEFYRTFLMIAGKIPIWTILPANMRQGTYDRLVEHLFRQTELAFLLKDFIDLGKVEMPSGKDIYQGIRWHICKSKEDPVKALLKATMILSHTTNEKNSGMLLCDELKQKFAKAGIDDCESDPYKIMFDRVLNYHEVHAHDGLKLIKTAIFLRLCSYPEVKLPEPGSPKKQLIDKYIRTWNILPSHIKKLMSYQNWPEEGKQLLDTTLIQRLAGMYEQINAKGKAIEKDLPPAEQRNMKILNNKVKSCLNTESGKIPASSNFLTRHALPFLLITKNSMGKWILSAALSNTVHESVVHKSTAFLGLMGWIMENRLYRRNKTHIRLETELKLYESRDQAVSTDALYLVMQPVKPLFDGCFEDNARWTKILILLVCPDPSCGVAQVELLALNSWGELFLDQLKLDTDRPLNDRYRKIADKINQYTGEEIRLFFFQMADTRDANAVYQIKQFLADRFLMHRPGTPKKNRPMLDKL
- a CDS encoding HDOD domain-containing protein; the encoded protein is MGDRDSSHTGIDLDVICIEELLDRDDGAPEKFQGSIRSDPKDYRVYLNGIIKRMQGREAFLTFSQQINNVNQILNMNYSSAGDIARVILNDLSLTAQVLKLVNSSFYRHFSNKGISTISEAMIILGTDEIRELAAGLKVFEMMKSRAGSRLLKDKMLRSLHRSGVAREIERETGVRSSDAFPISAMLYELGEYMVALLDPDTYIKVEVALEEGRLSKETAAKMVLGLSYFELGQMIALKFNFPRKIVQAMQPVTLTAGQTLKIAPKEEVRYLCAFVYELCNIPAPGNDAASLDAAGKLVDKYRGVLDFDAGQALALTCTAMDRVTRHAKILGVDPIFATPVTKASGIKNKEKLDIGINSAEEALDEGLSIHEIFTRLIDTMAQCFYFNQIIISIRKKETNTMEPRFIRGEKRPDGFSRAMGFKIEPASGIFNNAIERKIDIIVKDAKKEFSRRQIPSWYMEKIACTFPVMGFGIFPVFVDGKIVAMIYVDWDNKAPAPDRDTLAYIQRFRKLMIKAFTLHSK